In Arachis hypogaea cultivar Tifrunner chromosome 17, arahy.Tifrunner.gnm2.J5K5, whole genome shotgun sequence, a single window of DNA contains:
- the LOC112763477 gene encoding uncharacterized protein produces the protein MSPFRLVYGKACYLPVEIEHKAYWGIKECNPSLGGAGIERKLQLAELECLRLEAYENSRLYKEKMKAVHDRNIRGKEFKAGNLVLLYNSRLRLLPGKLKSKWEGPDQVVKVEPYGVYHLCHCSSSDIFKVNGYRLKLYHGKQMKSNKEIEAYTTQASLASD, from the exons ATGAGTCCCTTTCGGTTGGTGTATGGCAAAGCTTGCTATTTACCGGTGGAGATAGAACACAAGGCGTATTGGGGCATCAAGGAGTGTAATCCAAGTTTGGGTGGAGCCGGAATTGAGAGGAAGCTACAATTAGCGGAGTTGGAATGTTTGAGgcttgaagcttatgagaactctagactttacaaggaaaAAATGAAAGCCGTGCATGATAGGAACATAAGAGGCAAAGAATTTAAAGCCGGTAATCTAGTCCTTCTTTACAATTCTAGATTGAGATTGTTGCCTGGTAAACTAAAGTCAAAATGGGAAGGCCCAGATCAAGTAGTGAAAGTGGAACCCTATGGGGTTTACCATTTATGCCATTGCTCAAGTTCGGATATCTTCAAGGTCAATGGGTACCGTCTCAAGTTGTATCATGGTAAGCAAatgaagagcaacaaagagattgag GCCTATACCACTCAGGCATCACTTGCTAGTGATTAG